One window from the genome of Haladaptatus paucihalophilus DX253 encodes:
- a CDS encoding KH domain-containing protein: MKHVTIPQDRIGVLIGQGGETMREIESRAEVRLDIDSDDGSVRVEQTGDPVRGLKAPEIVKAIGRGFSPEEALVLLDDDLMLFDLLDIEAAARNKNDLQRQKGRLIGENGRTRQLMEELTGANVVIYGTTLGIIGQPQQVEAVRSAAEMLLDGAPHGSVYSFLERKRNEMKRQGMEYHQFSG, translated from the coding sequence ATGAAGCACGTGACGATTCCGCAGGACAGGATTGGTGTTCTCATCGGGCAGGGTGGTGAGACGATGCGCGAAATCGAAAGCCGTGCAGAGGTGCGTCTCGATATCGACTCGGACGACGGGTCCGTTCGCGTCGAGCAGACTGGCGACCCCGTTCGTGGGTTGAAAGCGCCGGAAATCGTCAAGGCGATCGGCCGCGGGTTCTCACCCGAAGAGGCCCTCGTCCTCCTCGACGACGACCTGATGCTGTTCGACCTCCTGGATATCGAAGCCGCCGCACGGAACAAGAACGACCTCCAGCGCCAGAAGGGCCGTCTCATCGGCGAGAACGGCAGAACGCGGCAGTTGATGGAGGAACTGACGGGCGCGAACGTGGTTATCTACGGCACGACGCTCGGTATCATCGGCCAGCCACAACAGGTCGAGGCCGTCCGAAGCGCCGCCGAGATGCTCCTCGACGGTGCGCCACACGGGTCGGTGTACTCCTTCCTCGAACGCAAACGCAACGAGATGAAGCGACAAGGAATGGAATACCACCAGTTCAGCGGATAA